ACTGAAGAATTATCTCATTGTAATGAAGGATCTGCCAATGAAATCAAGTACAGAAACGAGGTCGAGCAATTGCTCAATGATTTAGCATCAGTCGAACAATACTTTGTCATACCTGGCAAGACTGTTATTGATAAATTAACCAAATCATTAGAAAAAAGGGCGTATGGAGTGTTGGCACACATTGCCAAGAACACCACACGCCAGCTGATCAATGATGTATACAGTGGCAGTGCCGAAGATGACAAGGAGTCTCTGGAAACAGATTTGGGTCATGATATGCAACAAACTTCCAAAAAGAATTATTTTGAAGTACTTGTACTGGATAACCTGAATTCTGTAGATGAAACAGCTTTACACCAAAAGATTTCTGAATTGCATGATCCAGGTGATCAGTTTATCTATAATGTGATTGTACAGCGTTCCTTTCAGGATGCGCTGATTACTCTTTTTTTTAACCCTAATATCCAAGCTGTTGTTATTCACTATGCGCCACCATACCGCTCAACGAATATCACCCCATTGATAAGACCGTACATTCAAAATGTACTCAAATTTAATCTTGAGGCTGTTCCAGAAGCTCAATTGGGTCCACGTACAGGGAAACTGATCAATCAATTCAGACCAGAACTTGATGTCTATTATGTCACAGATACCGCACTGGGAGATTTGAAAAACAGTACACTCAATACCTTCAGAAGGATTTATTATCGCAAAGAAGATTTGCAAGAATTGCACTTGGCGGTTATCAGAGGCATCAGGGAAAGGTATCATACTCCGTTTTTCAGTGCCCTAAAAGAATACAGTCAAAAACCAACAAGTATCTTTCATGCCATGCCCATATCCCGGGGAAACTCCGTTTTCAAGTCTAAATGGGTCAAAGATTTTGGCGATTTCTATGGAAGAAATATGTTTTTGGCAGAAACATCCTCTACAACTGGAGGCATGGATTCTTTGTTGCAACCAACCGGACCGCTAAAGAAAGCCCAGGAAATGGCTTCAGAAGCTTATGGTTCTCAACGTACATTTTTTGTAACAAATGGTACTTCCACTGCCAATAAGATAGTACTGCAAGCACTGGTAGAGCCAGGCGATTTGGTGCTCATCGATAGAGATTGCCATAAATCGCATCATTATGGGCTGGTGCTTTCTGGTGCTTACCCTGTGTACCTGGATTCTTACCCTGTTGAAAAATATTCCATCTACGGGGCAGTGCCTTTAGAACAAATCCTGGAAAAACTATTGGTATTGAAGAAAGCGGGGCGATTGAATAAAGTAAAAATGCTTTTGCTTACGAATTGTACTTTTGATGGGATAGTGTATAATGTACAACGTGTCATGGAAAGAGTGCTGGCTATAAAACCAGACATGGTTTTTCTTTGGGACGAAGCCTGGTTTGCATTTGCCGGATTTACCTATAATTACAAACAAAGAACAGGTATGTTCAGTGCAAATAAGCTTTACCGAAAATATCAATCTGAAACCTATCGGAAACAATACCTTGAACATGTGCAAGGACTAAAAGAAGGAGAAGAGCCAATCCTCCCTGATCCGGACAAAGTACGTATTCGGGTATATTCTACCCAAAGTACACACAAAACATTGAGCAGTTTTCGACAGGGTTCAATGATCCATATTTGGGATGAAAGTTTCCGGAAAAAGACAGAGAATACTTTTTTGGAAGCCTATATGACCCACACCTCTACTTCGCCAAACTATCAGATGCTTGCTTCTCTCGATATAGGAAGGCGGCAAGTACAGTTTGAAGGCTATGAAATGGTAGAGCGAAGCATCGAACTGGCGATGGTTTTCCGAGCCAAAGTGAATGATACCCCCTTGCTGAGTAAATACTTTGATGTACTCACTGTACAAGATTTTATTCCAGATGAATTTAGGGACAGTGGGTTGAGTGAGTTTTATGACCCTGAAACAGGGTGGAACCGCCTGGAAGAAGCCTGGGAGAATGATGAGTTTATGCTCGACCCAACAAAAATCACTTTGTTTATAGGCAAGACAGGTATAGATGGTGATACTTTCAAAAACAAGTATCTGATGGATCAATACAACATCCAGATCAATAAAACCTCCAGAAATACGGTCTTGTTTATGACCAATATCGGAACTACAAGAAGTAGTGTTGCCTATCTTACCAAAATATTAATAAAAATTGCGACACAGTTGGACGAGCATTTTAATTCGCTGAACACACGTGAAAGAGAAATAGCCGATGCGCGTGTACAGTCACTGACGCTGGATGTACCACCATTACCAGATTTTAGCAAGTTTCATTCTTCATTTTTGGCGGTGCCAGGTGTGCCAGGAGGAAACCTAAGGGCGGCTTATTTTCTTGCATATAGTGAAGAAAACTGTGAATATATCTCGATGCTCGAATGTAAAGCAGCTGTAGAACAAGGGAGGGAGATGGTGGCTTCTTCTTTTGTTATTCCATACCCTCCCGGGTTTCCCATACTTGTACCTGGACAGGTGGTGAGTAAAGAGATTATTTCTTTTATGCTGGCATTAGATGTCTCTGAAATTCATGGGTATCGTGCCGACCTTGGTCTTCGGATATTCCGTGACTCTGTGCTGAATCGTCAAAAAACAGGAACAGCGATGGGAGCTATGGGACAATCAAAAAAAAAAATAAAAATTTAAATAATAATAAAAATTATGAGCAAAGTAGACAAACCTGAAAATACTATTACGAGCAAAGTAGACAAACCTGATAAGTCTATTACGAGCAAAGTCGACAAAGCTGAAAACCCTACTAAGAGCAAAGTCGACAAAGCTGAAAGCCCTCTTATGAGTAAAGTTGACAAACCTAATAAGCCTCTTGTGAGTAAAGTCGACAAACCTGATAAGCCTACTAAGAGCAAAGTCGACAAAGCTAAAAACCCTAAGCTAAAGGGTATTTCTGATATCAGACGATTTTTCTTTAAAAATGAAGAACCTATCTACTTTATCAGTGCTACCAACTTTAATCTATTGGGTGCCGACGAATGGATTAAGGGGTTCAAGTTTATATGCCACATTGAGTGTTTTGATTCGTTACATCCAAACGTTTTTTCTCCTAAAGAAGAAATGCCACATGATGAGTTCGAGAGCATTGAAGACATCAACAACTATCTTTTGCAACATCCTGAAGTACAGGCCTACATTCGATCAAGAAAGGTGAGAGGCAAGGCAGGTAAAGTCATGTTTTTGATGTTTAATGAAAAAACGGAAAAACTTGCGAAGAAACTAGGGTTGGAAGTTATTTTTCCAACTGCCAAGATGCGTAATTTATTGGACAACAAGGTGAACACCAACAGAATAGCTGAGAAAGCTGGGGTTCCCTGTGTACCTTATGTGCTGTCACCCGTGAAAGGCTACAAACACCTGGGCGAAATTTCTGAAAAAACATTAGGAAATGACCTAGTGATTCAAACACCATTTGGTGATTCGGGACATACCACTTTTTTCATTTCAAATGAAGAGGAGTATTCAAAGCATGCAGAAGAAATCGAGCAGGAAGATGAGGTGAAAGTAATGAAACGCATCAACTGTCGTGGTTCAGCCATCGAAGCTTGTGTAACCAAAAATGGAACAATCGTAGCTCCTTTGATGACCGAACTGGTTGGATTTAAAGAACTTACTCCCTACAAAGGTGGCTGGTGTGGCAATGAGGTTTACCCTGATGCATTTACACCAGGAATAAGACAAAAAACAAGGAAATATACTAAACTTTTTGGTGATCAATTAAAGAAAGAGGGTTACAAAGGATATTTCGAGCTGGACTTCCTAATCGATCAGGACAATGGAGAAGTTTACTTGGGCGAACTAAACCCAAGGGTAACCGGGGCAAGTTCTATTACCAATCACGCTTTATTTGCCTTGGCAGATGCCCCTCTGTACCTTTTTCATATCCTGGAATGGATGAATCATGAGTATGAATTTAGCGTGAATGCCCTCAACGATCGCTGGGCAAAACAAGAATATATTGATGGCTGGAGCCAGATGGTAGTAAAGCATACAGAAGATACTGTGGAGTATGTGCATGCAGCTCCCAGGTCTGGAATCTGGCGTATGTTTGACAACGGACATATCCAGTTTAACAGAATGGATACGCACCGAAGAGCGGTAGAAAGTGAAAATGAAGCCTTTTTTCTGCGCATTACCAAAAAGGGAGATTATCTCTATGAAGGGGCAGATATGGGAATTTTGGTATCAAGGGGGCGCATGATGACCAATGATTTCAAGCTTACGCCAAAGGCTAAAGGTTGGATCAAAGCCATTAAGTCTCAGTATTCTGCTGAAATGGTTGAAGATAAACGAGTGCCTGTAATGCTTGCAGGAAGTTTGACCAAATGATATATGGAACATTGATAAGCGTTGCTTTTTTCAACAATGGGCAGGACAAGCTCATTGTTGAAAAAATCCTGATCCATCAGGGCAACACTTGTCAGCATCCTTTATGCTATACACTCAAATAAAATAGTCAATTATTGTCCTCCATAGCTATATCAATGCTATGATGTCCTGGAGCTCACTTAATTATCATTACAAATATCAATTCAATTTGAATTGTTAAAATATATGGAAAGTCTTTTTACCTCCATTAGTGAGCCAATAGCTGACTTCAAGTGGAAAAAAATATTTAATGAACGGTGGCCTGCGTATGAGGCATGGCTAACAGCCAATGGTTCGGTCTATGACTCAAAAATGTCATTAGCGGCATTACGAAAGTATATGCCTGGAATGGTGGATACCCACGAGCATCTTTGTCATCTGGTGAACGCCAACGAGGCAGCGGTATGCTTTCTCACGGGCTTTCAACCACCAGCATATAATAGTGCCTGCTCTCAGGCGGTTTCCACTAAGGATACTGTCCAGTTGATTCGTAATTACGATTATCATCCCGATCGTTTTGAAGGGCTACTATGGATGACTGCCTGGAATGGAAAGAAAGTAATTGCCAGTAGCGATTGCCTGGTGGGTGTGTTGGATGGTATGAATGAAGATGGATTAGCACTGTCTCTTACTTTTGGCGGACGTGAAATAGTTGGTTTTGGTTTTGGTTTACCATTCATTTTAAGGTACATACTAGAGTTTTGCAGTAATGTAGCAGAAGCAGTAAATGTGTTGTTAAATGTACCATCACATATGTCTTATAATGTAACCATTACTGATAAAACGGGTATAATCAACACCGTTCAAATAGCCCCAGACCGCAGTGCTGTGGTCACAAGTGCTGCTTTTACCACTAATCATCAGGGACCGATAGAATGGGCCGAAAATGCTGGTTTTAATAAAACTGCCCAAAGAGCTACTTTTTTGGAGAATTTATTATTTAGAGGGGTAAGTGGGGATGATTTAACCCACTCTTTTCTACAACCTCCACTTTACAATACGAAGTATTTTCACGGTTTAGGCACACTTTATACCGCAGTATATAATCCAATAGAAAGAACGATGTACTTGCGTTGGCCAAATGATATCATGGTTCAGTCGTTTGATATTTTTACAGAAGAAAAAAAGCTTATAAAATTTAATCATAACTAAACTTCCCTTTTAATAACAAATGGAATTCAATAGTATAAACCCATACAATGATCAAATGGTTGGTCAACACACTGCTCAAACTGAACAAGAAGTAGCTGATGCGCTGAAAAAAGCAGAAGATGCATTTAATTCCTGGAAAAAAGTACCCCTAGCTACACGTGCCTCTTTCATGGTAAAGGCAGGAAGTGTACTACGTGATAATATAGAAGAATACGCGCGGATGATTACCCTGGAGATGGGTAAACCTATGGCAGAATCTCGATCAGAAATCAATAAATGTGCTTGGGTATGTGATTACTATGCCACCCATGCCGAGCAATTCCTTAGGGCAGAAACAATAGAAACAGATGCCCAAAAAAGCTTGGTGAAACATGAGCCTATCGGTTGTGTATTGGCAATTATGCCTTGGAACTTTCCATTTTGGCAAGTTTTTCGTTTTGCTGCGCCCGCACTCATGGCAGGAAACACTGGTTTGCTCAAGCACGCCCCCAATGTATTTGGCTGTGCCAAACAAATAGAAGAAGTTTTCATCAAAGCAGGTTTCCCTTCAGGGGTTTTTCAAAACTTGATTGTGCACCATGATCAAACAGAAAGTATCATAGCGCATGAAACTATAAAGGCAGTTACGCTTACCGGAAGCGAGCGGGCGGGTGCCGCTGTAGCAGAAATGGCAGGAAGGTATATCAAAAAATCGTTGTTGGAATTAGGTGGCAACAATGCTTTTATTGTATGGGAAGATGCAGACATTGACCAGGCAGTGAAAACAGCAGTTGGCGCGCGGATGCTCAATGCCGGGCAAAGTTGTATTGCTGCCAAGCGCTTTATTCTGATAGAAAGTATTTACGATGAATTTGTTTCTAAATTTACTACTGCTGTTCAGAACCTAAAATCTGGCGATCCTATAGATGAGCAGACCGAAGTGGGTCCATTGGCTCGAAAAGACTTAGCAGACCAATTGCAGGCACAAGTACAGAAGTCGATCCAATCAGGTGCGCAATTATTGCTTGGAGGAAATCAAAAGAATTGCTATCACGAGCCCACCGTTCTGGGCGATGTTAAGCCTGGAATGCCCGCTTTTGATGAGGAAACTTTTGGTCCACTGGCTGCCATGATCAAGGTAAAAGATGCAAAAGAGGCATTCGAACTATCTGAACAGTCAAAATATGGATTGGGCGTGACAGTGTTTACCCGCAATGTAGAGAAAGCCTTGTCTATGTCTGATCAAGTGAGCGATGGCGCCTACTTTATCAATCAATTAGTCAAATCTGACCCAAGATTACCTTTTGGCGGAACAAAGCGCTCTGGCTATGGGCGCGAACTAGCCAAAGATGGGATGATGGAGTTCATCAATCGAAAGACAATTTATGTAGGGTAGTGCAAAGAAGTCTTATAGCACCCCTCACTGGTTCAAGATGTGTTAAGAAAATGGTACAAGTTGTCAAAGTTAAGGCATAGCATGCGATCATCTGGAACAGCGCATAGCACGAGAGCATAGTGTCTATGCAACAACCGTCATTAATTTGTAACGACTCCTTTTGGGCTTAATTATATGGTGCGATACTCCAGAAGCGAGGCTACGTTTGCTGTTATTGACTGGAATAAGTGAAAAGAGAAACGAAAACCCCAACTCAACAACCTTGAGTTGGGGTTTTTGTTTTATAGAGCCTTGAACCCTTGGAGCACACCCTGCTTATTAGGCATAAAAAAACCCCGCTTCAGGGAAAAGCGGGGGGCTAGTTTACCATAAAATGTTGTAGTATGTGGAGAAGTGCGATGTTGCTTATTGTTCACCTTGAATAAATCGGTTTAAGTGTACAAAGCTATCAAGTATGTAGTCAGCAATTTGCCCGTTGCAGGTTTGGGTGCTTTTATGCCCCACGCCAGGACTTACACATATATTAAAATTACTGATCAAAACGAACTATTTTTAGTTGTACCCGATCGTTTCAAAGGTGATCATTTTACCTTTTCCGATAGGTCATCCTTCGCTTCCTTCTATCTTTAACCAAACACTTTAAATGATAAATGTCTTTGTTTTGATATCTTGATTACAAAGTTATATGTTTTGTTGTAAAATACAAGTTTTTATTGAAAAAATAATAAATATTTTATTTTGATAAACACATTATTATTAATAGTAAAAATGTTTTATGCTAGAGAAGTGTGTTTTTTATTTGGTATAAATGCTGTTGTTCAATTAAAAGTGGTTAATTGATAAGGGTGATTGTTATACTATAAGCGAACGATCTTTACTTGTATTTTATGGCTAATTACTTACTGCTACCTACACGGCTTCAAACAAATTAACCGCTGATATGATTGATTGATTTTAGCTTGGGAAGTTTTATTTTTTTAAGGCTTTTTTTAAGCTTTTTATTTACCTTATCCTGAAAGCCCAACGTATCTCGATTGATCAAATAAGGATAATCTTCCAGCATTTGATGCACCTTGGCTCTCAGGTTGGTGTAGTCGTTCATTAAGCCCAACTCTTCTTGAATTAATTTATAGCTTTTTACTTTGGTTTTAATGGTCTTGGCATCTGCTTGGTGAAGCGCAAAGTCAAGGTAGGTATAAGCATAGCGCAGGTTTTTGGTCACAAGACGGACCTCGTGCAATGCCTCAAATGTACGGGGATGGGTAGTTCCATTGATGTCTCGTTGAGTGAGGTAGTTCAAATACCTTTTGTCAAATTTTTTGTGTAGCTTCTTAAAGTGGCGTTTGGTTTTGAGGTGTTGCACATGCAAAGGCAGGTATGATTCCAGAAACGTTTGCCAAAGTTTAAAAAAACTCTTGTTGAGATGCTTGGGCAAGTGCAGTACCAGTTCTATACGCGCTATTTTTCGCTCTAGCCTGAGGGCTTGCACCAATGTATGCAGCTGAAAGCTCCCTGCGTTTATTTTGTCCACATGCCCCACCATTACATCAAAGTCACGTATTTTGCCCAAAGCTTTGAGTATTTGTCGAGACTGCAAATGTGCTTGGTTTAGCAACTTAGGGTCAATGTCTTTGTGAGGCGATGATTTCAGAAAGCCAGTAAGGGTAGTAATGGTGCGCAAGGCAACCCTTGCCTGGTGTACATCTTCTTCGTCTTCGAACGCATATATTTTAGCTGCATAGCGCTCAAAGGTAGTGAGTATATCTTTAAAGTGCTGGTGCCACAGCGTCAAAGTGTTACTGGTGTCATTTGTTGGAGTTGGGTTCATATAATTTTTGCTTGATAGTTTTGGTGTTACACAATACCAATATACAAAATTAGAGGCAATGGGCACAACCAAAACAGCGGCATTTGAACCCCTGTTCCGATAAATCAGCTGTTATTATTGGGAAAAATCATACCATCCACAAGCGCCAAATGCCTGACAACAGCACTATAGCAATGGCAAACGGAATAAGCACTTTCCAGCACAAATACATCAATTGGTCTACCCGCAAGCGAGGGTAAGTCCAGCGCACCCACATTTGGATGAATACCAACACAAAAGTTTTACTCATTAGCCAAAAGGCACCCGTAATGTAGCCATAAACTGTACCTGGCGCCCCACTTGTCCAGGTGGCAAGTTGTACCGCTCCTATGTTGGGCAAAGGGGTGTTCCAACTACCCAAAAACAAGATGACAGCTAAAAAACTCACCAACAACATCATGGCGTACTCGGCAAGCATCATCATGGCAAAACGTATTCCTGAGTATTCGGTATGAAACCCCGCAATGAGTTCAGACTCTGCTTCAGGAATATCAAAAGGAGCACGGTTGGCTTCGGCAAGGGTACCAATAAAAAAAATAATGAAGGCAATGAGCAAGAAGGGAGCCCTGACAATGTTCCAACTAAAAAAACCACCCCAATGCGTAACATCTACTCCTAGTGCCTTGAGCCCAAACAGGTAGTTTACATCTTGAGTATGTTGGGGGTGAGATTGTACCCAAATGCCCTGCTGAAAGCTCATATCCTGCAAGTCGAGGGTTTGGGTAATCATTACAACCGCAAGCACCACCAGCCCTACCGGAATCTCATAAGATACGATTTGCGCCACCGAGCGCATGGCACCCAATAATGGATATTTGCTGTTAGACGCCCAACCTGCCATTAAAATACCAATGACATCGAGCGACACAATGGCCAGCACATATAACAAACCCACCGCTGCGCCTGAACCGATGAATTCGGGAGCAAACGGTATGACAGCAAAGCCCGCAAACACTGCCACAAAAATAATGATTGGGGCAATCTTAAACACCCATTTGTCGGCATTGCTGGGAACAATGTCTTCTTTTTGTATCAGCTTGAGTATATCTGCCAGGGTTTGCAGCAAAC
This is a stretch of genomic DNA from Microscilla marina ATCC 23134. It encodes these proteins:
- a CDS encoding NAD-dependent succinate-semialdehyde dehydrogenase gives rise to the protein MEFNSINPYNDQMVGQHTAQTEQEVADALKKAEDAFNSWKKVPLATRASFMVKAGSVLRDNIEEYARMITLEMGKPMAESRSEINKCAWVCDYYATHAEQFLRAETIETDAQKSLVKHEPIGCVLAIMPWNFPFWQVFRFAAPALMAGNTGLLKHAPNVFGCAKQIEEVFIKAGFPSGVFQNLIVHHDQTESIIAHETIKAVTLTGSERAGAAVAEMAGRYIKKSLLELGGNNAFIVWEDADIDQAVKTAVGARMLNAGQSCIAAKRFILIESIYDEFVSKFTTAVQNLKSGDPIDEQTEVGPLARKDLADQLQAQVQKSIQSGAQLLLGGNQKNCYHEPTVLGDVKPGMPAFDEETFGPLAAMIKVKDAKEAFELSEQSKYGLGVTVFTRNVEKALSMSDQVSDGAYFINQLVKSDPRLPFGGTKRSGYGRELAKDGMMEFINRKTIYVG
- a CDS encoding biotin carboxylase, which encodes MSKVDKPENTITSKVDKPDKSITSKVDKAENPTKSKVDKAESPLMSKVDKPNKPLVSKVDKPDKPTKSKVDKAKNPKLKGISDIRRFFFKNEEPIYFISATNFNLLGADEWIKGFKFICHIECFDSLHPNVFSPKEEMPHDEFESIEDINNYLLQHPEVQAYIRSRKVRGKAGKVMFLMFNEKTEKLAKKLGLEVIFPTAKMRNLLDNKVNTNRIAEKAGVPCVPYVLSPVKGYKHLGEISEKTLGNDLVIQTPFGDSGHTTFFISNEEEYSKHAEEIEQEDEVKVMKRINCRGSAIEACVTKNGTIVAPLMTELVGFKELTPYKGGWCGNEVYPDAFTPGIRQKTRKYTKLFGDQLKKEGYKGYFELDFLIDQDNGEVYLGELNPRVTGASSITNHALFALADAPLYLFHILEWMNHEYEFSVNALNDRWAKQEYIDGWSQMVVKHTEDTVEYVHAAPRSGIWRMFDNGHIQFNRMDTHRRAVESENEAFFLRITKKGDYLYEGADMGILVSRGRMMTNDFKLTPKAKGWIKAIKSQYSAEMVEDKRVPVMLAGSLTK
- a CDS encoding aminotransferase class I/II-fold pyridoxal phosphate-dependent enzyme — encoded protein: MSSRKKTLSAQYYSIGQLRINRWDELKTKTEELSHCNEGSANEIKYRNEVEQLLNDLASVEQYFVIPGKTVIDKLTKSLEKRAYGVLAHIAKNTTRQLINDVYSGSAEDDKESLETDLGHDMQQTSKKNYFEVLVLDNLNSVDETALHQKISELHDPGDQFIYNVIVQRSFQDALITLFFNPNIQAVVIHYAPPYRSTNITPLIRPYIQNVLKFNLEAVPEAQLGPRTGKLINQFRPELDVYYVTDTALGDLKNSTLNTFRRIYYRKEDLQELHLAVIRGIRERYHTPFFSALKEYSQKPTSIFHAMPISRGNSVFKSKWVKDFGDFYGRNMFLAETSSTTGGMDSLLQPTGPLKKAQEMASEAYGSQRTFFVTNGTSTANKIVLQALVEPGDLVLIDRDCHKSHHYGLVLSGAYPVYLDSYPVEKYSIYGAVPLEQILEKLLVLKKAGRLNKVKMLLLTNCTFDGIVYNVQRVMERVLAIKPDMVFLWDEAWFAFAGFTYNYKQRTGMFSANKLYRKYQSETYRKQYLEHVQGLKEGEEPILPDPDKVRIRVYSTQSTHKTLSSFRQGSMIHIWDESFRKKTENTFLEAYMTHTSTSPNYQMLASLDIGRRQVQFEGYEMVERSIELAMVFRAKVNDTPLLSKYFDVLTVQDFIPDEFRDSGLSEFYDPETGWNRLEEAWENDEFMLDPTKITLFIGKTGIDGDTFKNKYLMDQYNIQINKTSRNTVLFMTNIGTTRSSVAYLTKILIKIATQLDEHFNSLNTREREIADARVQSLTLDVPPLPDFSKFHSSFLAVPGVPGGNLRAAYFLAYSEENCEYISMLECKAAVEQGREMVASSFVIPYPPGFPILVPGQVVSKEIISFMLALDVSEIHGYRADLGLRIFRDSVLNRQKTGTAMGAMGQSKKKIKI
- a CDS encoding CHAD domain-containing protein, with amino-acid sequence MNPTPTNDTSNTLTLWHQHFKDILTTFERYAAKIYAFEDEEDVHQARVALRTITTLTGFLKSSPHKDIDPKLLNQAHLQSRQILKALGKIRDFDVMVGHVDKINAGSFQLHTLVQALRLERKIARIELVLHLPKHLNKSFFKLWQTFLESYLPLHVQHLKTKRHFKKLHKKFDKRYLNYLTQRDINGTTHPRTFEALHEVRLVTKNLRYAYTYLDFALHQADAKTIKTKVKSYKLIQEELGLMNDYTNLRAKVHQMLEDYPYLINRDTLGFQDKVNKKLKKSLKKIKLPKLKSINHISG
- a CDS encoding complex I subunit 1/NuoH family protein, translating into MIAFLIFLPFVLTFALIGVYVERKVSAFIQDRMGPMEVGPMGLLQTLADILKLIQKEDIVPSNADKWVFKIAPIIIFVAVFAGFAVIPFAPEFIGSGAAVGLLYVLAIVSLDVIGILMAGWASNSKYPLLGAMRSVAQIVSYEIPVGLVVLAVVMITQTLDLQDMSFQQGIWVQSHPQHTQDVNYLFGLKALGVDVTHWGGFFSWNIVRAPFLLIAFIIFFIGTLAEANRAPFDIPEAESELIAGFHTEYSGIRFAMMMLAEYAMMLLVSFLAVILFLGSWNTPLPNIGAVQLATWTSGAPGTVYGYITGAFWLMSKTFVLVFIQMWVRWTYPRLRVDQLMYLCWKVLIPFAIAIVLLSGIWRLWMV
- a CDS encoding acyl-CoA--6-aminopenicillanic acid acyltransferase, which codes for MESLFTSISEPIADFKWKKIFNERWPAYEAWLTANGSVYDSKMSLAALRKYMPGMVDTHEHLCHLVNANEAAVCFLTGFQPPAYNSACSQAVSTKDTVQLIRNYDYHPDRFEGLLWMTAWNGKKVIASSDCLVGVLDGMNEDGLALSLTFGGREIVGFGFGLPFILRYILEFCSNVAEAVNVLLNVPSHMSYNVTITDKTGIINTVQIAPDRSAVVTSAAFTTNHQGPIEWAENAGFNKTAQRATFLENLLFRGVSGDDLTHSFLQPPLYNTKYFHGLGTLYTAVYNPIERTMYLRWPNDIMVQSFDIFTEEKKLIKFNHN